In Primulina eburnea isolate SZY01 chromosome 3, ASM2296580v1, whole genome shotgun sequence, one DNA window encodes the following:
- the LOC140826692 gene encoding GTP 3',8-cyclase, mitochondrial-like, giving the protein MRSYISKIAEWNSGLRIFSSDSYSIISRILNKSGNGRGLRNDCMNDTVPKLYATLCEKQAPDVQKDNPASDMLVDSFGRLHTYLRISLTERCNLRCQYCMPAEGLELAPSTRLLYQNEIIRLADLFVSSGVTKIRLTGGEPTIRKDIEEICLQLSSLNGLKTLAMTTNGLILANKLPRLRECGLSLLNISLDTLVPAKFEFMTRRKGHDRVMKAIDAAIELGYNPVKVNCVVMRGFNDDEICDFVELTREKPINVRFIEFMPFDGNVWNVKKLVPYSEMLDIMVKKFTGLQRIQDDPTETAKNFRIDGHLGMVSFITSMTEHFCAGCNRLRLLADGNFKVCLFGPSEVSLRDPLRHGAVDNELKEIIGAAVKRKKAAHAGMFDLAKTPNRPMTHIGG; this is encoded by the exons ATGCGGTCCTACATCTCCAAGATTGCTGAATGGAATTCGGGTTTGAGAATTTTCAGCTCC GATAGCTACTCTATTATCTCTCGGATTCTAAATAAAAGCGGTAACGGTCGAGGTCTGAGAAATGATTGTATGAATGATACTGTGCCAAAGTTATATGCTACTCTATGTGAAAAACAAGCCCCAGATGTACAGAAAGATAATCCTGCATCTGATATGTTGGTTGATTCGTTCGGGAGGCTACATACTTATTTAAGGATCTCATTGACAGAACGCTGTAACTTGCGATGCCAGTACTGTATGCCTGCTGAAGGTCTAGAACTTGCTCCTAGCACTCGACTTCTGTATCAGAATGAAATCATACGGCTCGCTGATCTGTTTGTCAGTTCTGGGGTTACAAAAATTCGCCTAACCGGCGGGGAGCCAACAATCAGAAAGGACATTGAAGAAATTTGCTTACAGCTGTCAAGTCTAAATGGATTAAAAACTCTGGCAATGACCACCAATGGACTTATCCTGGCAAATAAACTTCCAAGATTGAGAGAATGTGGACTTAGCTTGCTGAATATAAGTTTAGACACATTGGTTCCTGCAAAGTTTGAATTCATGACTAGACGTAAAGGCCATGATAGAGTGATGAAAGCAATTGATGCTGCTATAGAATTAGGATATAATCCTGTCAAA GTAAACTGTGTTGTTATGCGAGGATTCAATGACGATGAAATTTGTGATTTTGTTGAACTGACACGTGAGAAGCCAATCAATGTGCGGTTCATTGAGTTCATGCCTTTTGATGGGAATGTATGGAATGTGAAGAAACTCGTACCTTACTCTGAAATGTTGGATATAATG GTTAAAAAATTTACAGGACTTCAAAGGATTCAGGATGATCCCACAGAAACAGCCAAGAACTTCAGGATAGACGGTCATTTGGGTATGGTTTCTTTCATCACATCAATGACGGAGCATTTTTGTGCTGGTTGTAACAGACTCAGACTTCTAGCTGATGGGAACTTTAAAGTTTGCCTCTTTGGTCCCTCAGAG GTCAGCTTGAGGGATCCTTTGCGTCACGGTGCTGTTGATAATGAACTGAAGGAAATTATAGGAGCGGCG
- the LOC140826833 gene encoding uncharacterized protein, producing MGDENLIGDNLMDLDLNQEPVDPPVGSVERFGFLLNELETAHGRIEQRIRQLEAVTARARQRQRWRQARNNTETGHSSGELMVDLNGERLVLDGSGLERTIGRGEGYKRDSSHLVAKALEMNLEVKKVDKEGGSFYDCNICLDLAKEPVLTCCGHLFCWVCFYQVSYIDSTSKECPVCKGEVSDSTVIPIYGNDSSEHVSELESGLKIPPRPRARRVESVRQQRLTRGVSNLPVSEALRRIRISVGAMGDQAHGQVAGAVPIIDSGSQEAQNAEATGSRRERIQQVSRVLTESAASLSSLSSALSNAERLVEDLETVINNRFLRSDSRISSIAVGNPFTRNVPVVQSEHHPPDSSGEINSTLPVPSSEVSGSLVHTMLRRSGDELGLLVPPSSSSSPYFSRRRSIMARLNDLDSRDLRETRRRRLN from the coding sequence ATGGGCGATGAAAATTTGATTGGTGATAATTTGATGGATCTTGATTTGAATCAAGAACCTGTGGACCCACCGGTGGGTTCGGTTGAAAGATTTGGTTTCTTGTTGAATGAGTTGGAAACTGCACATGGTAGGATAGAGCAGAGGATTCGACAGCTCGAGGCTGTCACTGCTCGAGCAAGGCAACGCCAGAGGTGGCGACAAGCTCGAAATAACACGGAAACTGGTCATTCGTCGGGTGAATTAATGGTTGATTTGAATGGTGAGAGACTTGTTCTTGATGGAAGTGGTCTAGAAAGGACGATTGGGAGAGGTGAAGGTTATAAAAGAGATAGTTCTCATTTGGTGGCGAAGGCATTGGAGATGAATTTGGAGGTCAAGAAGGTTGACAAGGAAGGTGGGAGCTTTTACGATTGTAATATATGCCTGGATCTAGCTAAGGAGCCTGTCTTAACTTGTTGTGGTCACTTGTTTTGTTGGGTGTGTTTTTATCAGGTATCATATATTGATTCAACTTCGAAGGAATGCCCAGTTTGTAAGGGAGAGGTATCGGATAGCACGGTAATTCCAATTTATGGAAATGATAGTAGCGAGCATGTATCTGAGTTGGAATCTGGCTTGAAGATACCTCCAAGACCTAGAGCTCGTAGAGTTGAGAGTGTTAGGCAACAACGCCTAACTCGTGGTGTGTCCAATCTTCCTGTTTCGGAAGCATTGAGGCGTATTAGGATTAGTGTTGGTGCTATGGGCGATCAGGCTCACGGGCAAGTTGCTGGTGCGGTTCCCATTATTGACTCAGGTTCTCAGGAGGCGCAAAATGCCGAAGCAACTGGAAGCCGGCGTGAGAGGATCCAGCAAGTTTCAAGAGTATTAACAGAAAGTGCTGCATCTCTTTCTTCCCTTTCATCTGCTTTGAGTAACGCGGAAAGGTTGGTTGAAGACTTGGAGACTGTTATCAacaatcggtttctacgaagtgATTCACGAATATCATCAATTGCTGTTGGAAATCCATTTACTAGGAATGTTCCTGTGGTGCAGTCTGAACATCATCCTCCGGATTCAAGTGGAGAGATCAACTCTACTTTACCTGTTCCATCCTCTGAAGTTTCTGGTTCTCTAGTGCACACCATGTTGCGGAGAAGTGGTGATGAGCTTGGTCTGCTGGTGCccccatcatcatcatcttctcCTTATTTTTCCCGAAGAAGAAGCATTATGGCACGGCTTAACGACCTTGATAGTCGCGATCTGCGCGAGACTAGAAGGAGAAGGTTGAACTGA
- the LOC140826695 gene encoding beta-glucosidase 13-like, translated as MANVRCPAGTMLALLLFLICSSVTPTALGYVYELSNFSRSGFPPGFLFGAASAAYQYEGAAFEDGKGPSIWDNFTHRYPEKILDRSNGDVAMDFYHRYKGDVKIMKYLGLDVFRMSISWPRILPRGSLSGGVNQKGIDYYRNVFKELIANGVTPFVTLFHWDLPQELEDQYRGFLSPLIVNDYRDYVELCFKEFGDLVKYWLTVNEPFSFTDGGYDGGFIGHLAPYRCSPWANCPQGNSATEPYIVGHHLLLCHAEAVKVYKEKFQASQKGKIGIALVTHWFTPYSNSIADVRAAKRVTDFIFGWFTDPVVHGDYPKVMRSILGNRLPNFTDEQRKYLKGSFDFLGVNYYTGNYASYSPSNAINVSSNTDYMAKLTTSKNGVPIGQPTGVGSFFVYPEGLRKLLVYVKDNYNNPTIYITENGIGDQDKGTIEESVTDPQRIDFYNRHLKAVQEAIGEGVKVKGFLAWSFMDCYEWNSGYTMKFGICHVDFKNNLTRTVKKSGIWFKNSLHNK; from the exons ATGGCGAATGTGCGGTGCCCTGCAGGGACAATGCTAGCCCTTCTACTCTTTCTCATTTGCTCATCGGTCACTCCCACGGCACTTGGATACGTATACGAACTCTCGAATTTCAGCCGGAGCGGTTTCCCGCCTGGTTTTCTGTTCGGAGCTGCCTCCGCCGCCTACCAG TATGAAGGTGCTGCATTTGAAGATGGAAAGGGACCAAGCATATGGGATAATTTCACCCACAGATATCCAG aaaaaatattgGATAGGAGCAACGGAGATGTTGCCATGGATTTTTATCATCGATACAag GGTGATGTGAAAATAATGAAGTACCTGGGACTCGACGTATTTAGAATGTCCATTTCTTGGCCTCGAATACTACCTC GTGGGAGTTTGAGCGGAGGTGTGAACCAGAAAGGGATTGACTATTACAGGAATGTCTTCAAGGAGCTCATAGCAAATG GTGTAACTCCATTTGTGACACTATTTCATTGGGATTTGCCTCAAGAACTAGAAGATCAGTACAGGGGCTTTTTAAGTCCTCTAATCGT AAATGATTATAGAGATTATGTGGAACTTTGCTTCAAGGAGTTTGGTGATCTAGTAAAGTATTGGCTCACAGTGAACGAGCCATTTTCTTTCACGGACGGCGGCTATGACGGCGGATTCATCGGACACCTTGCCCCGTATCGGTGCTCCCCATGGGCAAATTGCCCACAAGGAAATTCAGCAACAGAACCTTATATAGTAGGACATCATCTTCTCCTCTGTCATGCTGAAGCTGTCAAAGTTTACAAGGAGAAATTCCAG GCAAGTCAAAAAGGTAAAATAGGGATAGCCTTGGTGACTCATTGGTTCACCCCTTATTCAAATAGCATTGCCGATGTTCGCGCAGCCAAACGAGTAACTGATTTCATCTTCGGATG GTTTACAGATCCTGTGGTTCATGGAGATTATCCAAAAGTTATGAGATCCATATTGGGTAATCGATTACCCAATTTCACAGATGAACAAAGAAAATATCTTAAAGGATCTTTTGATTTTCTGGGAGTAAACTATTATACTGGGAATTATGCATCTTATTCTCCTTCCAATGCCATCAATGTCAGCAGCAATACAGATTACATGGCTAAACTTACAA CTTCAAAAAATGGAGTACCCATCGGTCAACCG ACTGGAGTGGGTTCCTTCTTCGTGTACCCAGAAGGACTACGTAAGCTTCTAGTCTACGTGAAGGATAACTACAACAATCCAACAATTTATATTACAGAAAACG GGATTGGTGACCAGGACAAGGGTACCATAGAAGAGAGCGTAACAGACCCACAGCGAATTGATTTCTACAATCGTCATCTTAAGGCTGTTCAAGAAGCCATTGG AGAAGGCGTGAAAGTGAAGGGTTTCTTGGCATGGTCATTCATGGATTGTTACGAGTGGAATTCTGGTTACACCATGAAATTTGGTATTTGTCACGTGGACTTCAAAAATAACCTCACCAGAACCGTAAAAAAATCTGGTATCTGGTTCAAGAATTCCCTccataataaataa